Proteins encoded by one window of Pseudomonas tructae:
- a CDS encoding YbdD/YjiX family protein, translated as MFNDLGRLGKYLGQAARLMVGMPDYDNYVEHMQTKHPDKPVMTYEAFFRERQEARYGGKGGPKCC; from the coding sequence ATGTTCAACGATCTCGGTCGACTGGGTAAGTACCTGGGCCAGGCAGCCCGCCTGATGGTCGGCATGCCCGACTACGACAACTACGTCGAGCATATGCAGACCAAGCACCCGGACAAGCCGGTGATGACCTACGAGGCGTTCTTCCGCGAACGCCAGGAGGCCCGTTACGGCGGCAAGGGTGGGCCCAAGTGCTGTTGA